A region from the Sebastes umbrosus isolate fSebUmb1 chromosome 18, fSebUmb1.pri, whole genome shotgun sequence genome encodes:
- the clic5b gene encoding chloride intracellular channel protein 5b isoform X1, translated as MRSISQSVRGRRTVYHHCEPRFNSPGKKKTNPANMDNVYDTVDEGSAHEERRDGADSPDDREPKQVSSGESKEQQLLSEVTVHVSSAEGEQRSSPDYMDTRDEDKHSSSSSSSSDDDEEEAKAEKEVKADEVTEVKVEPAVEEAKVEEVNGEAHDGSRRSSSSSASSASSVPPGDPCDDPPIQLRVQEEEDEMLMSYTLPSTDSTPEESVDYSLKTVETLETLENVTLDESSQPDISLFVKAGNDGESIGNCPFSQRLFMILWLKGVVFNVTTVDLKRKPADLHNLAPGTHPPFLTFNGEVKTDINKIEEFLEETLCPPKYPKLAAKQRESNTAGNDIFAKFSAYIKNTKPEANAVLEKGLAKALKKLDDYLNSILPDEIDADSMEEEKGSNRSFLDGSELTLADCNLLPKLHIVKVVAKKYRNYDIPSDMSGVWRYLKNAYTRDEFTNTCAADSEIETAYKDVARRLAK; from the exons ATGCgctcaatcagtcagtcagtcagaggcAGGCGGACCGTGTACCACCACTGTGAACCACGTTTTAACTctccaggtaaaaaaaaaactaacccAGCAAACATGGACAACGTCTATGACACAGTAGATGAGGGAAGTGCGCATGAGGAGCGCCGTGATGGAGCCGACAGCCCCGACGACCGAGAGCCCAAACAGGTGAGCTCAGGTGAGtcgaaggagcagcagctgctcAGCGAGGTGACGGTCCACGTCTCCTCCGCGGAAGGAGAGCAGCGCAGCTCTCCGGACTACATGGACACCAGAGACGAGGACAAACACAGCAGCTCGTCCTCTTCATCCagcgatgatgatgaagaggaggccAAAGCAGAGAAAGAGGTTAAAGCAGATGAGGTGACAGAGGTGAAGGTGGAGCCAGCGGTGGAGGAGGcgaaggtggaggaggtgaacGGCGAGGCGCACGACGGATCCAGGCGCTCATCATCATCCTCGGCCTCCTCAGCATCCTCCGTTCCGCCCGGAGACCCGTGCGATGACCCACCGATCCAGCTGAGGgtccaggaggaggaagatgagatgCTGATGTCGTACACCCTCCCCAGCACTGACAGCACGCCGGAGGAGTCCGTCGACTACAGCCTGAAGACTGTGGAGACTTTGGAGACTCTGGAGAATGTGACTCTGGATGAGAGCAGCCAGCCGGACATCTCTCTGTTCGTCAAG GCGGGCAACGACGGAGAAAGCATCGGCAACTGTCCCTTCTCTCAGCGCCTATTCATGATCCTCTGGCTCAAAGGGGTCGTGTTCAACGTCACTACCGTCGACCTCAAAAG AAAGCCAGCAGATCTGCATAACCTGGCTCCGGGGACACACCCTCCTTTCCTGACCTTCAACGGAGAGGTCAAGACCGATATCAACAAGATCGAGGAGTTCCTGGAGGAAACGCTCTGCCCTCCAAA GTATCCCAAACTGGCCGCCAAGCAGAGAGAGTCGAACACAGCTGGAAACGACATCTTCGCCAAGTTCTCAGCCTACATCAAGAACACCAAACCAGAGGCCAACGCCG ttctAGAGAAAGGTTTGGCCAAGGCCCTGAAGAAGCTGGATGACTACCTGAACAGCATCTTGCCAGATGAGATAGATGCAGACagcatggaggaggagaagggctCCAACCGCAGCTTCCTCGATGGAAGCGAGCTCACTCTCGCAGACTGCAACCTGCTGCCGAAGCTTCACATAGTCAAG GTTGTTGCTAAGAAGTACCGCAACTACGACATCCCCTCAGACATGTCGGGCGTGTGGCGGTACCTGAAGAACGCCTACACACGGGACGAATTCACCAACACTTGCGCTGCCGACTCCGAGATCGAGACCGCCTACAAAGACGTGGCGAGGAGACTGGCCAAGTAA
- the clic5b gene encoding chloride intracellular channel protein 5b isoform X2, protein MSTNSQDRDPDIELFVKAGNDGESIGNCPFSQRLFMILWLKGVVFNVTTVDLKRKPADLHNLAPGTHPPFLTFNGEVKTDINKIEEFLEETLCPPKYPKLAAKQRESNTAGNDIFAKFSAYIKNTKPEANAVLEKGLAKALKKLDDYLNSILPDEIDADSMEEEKGSNRSFLDGSELTLADCNLLPKLHIVKVVAKKYRNYDIPSDMSGVWRYLKNAYTRDEFTNTCAADSEIETAYKDVARRLAK, encoded by the exons ATGTCCACTAACAGTCAAGACAGAGACCCTGATATCGAGCTTTTTGTCAAG GCGGGCAACGACGGAGAAAGCATCGGCAACTGTCCCTTCTCTCAGCGCCTATTCATGATCCTCTGGCTCAAAGGGGTCGTGTTCAACGTCACTACCGTCGACCTCAAAAG AAAGCCAGCAGATCTGCATAACCTGGCTCCGGGGACACACCCTCCTTTCCTGACCTTCAACGGAGAGGTCAAGACCGATATCAACAAGATCGAGGAGTTCCTGGAGGAAACGCTCTGCCCTCCAAA GTATCCCAAACTGGCCGCCAAGCAGAGAGAGTCGAACACAGCTGGAAACGACATCTTCGCCAAGTTCTCAGCCTACATCAAGAACACCAAACCAGAGGCCAACGCCG ttctAGAGAAAGGTTTGGCCAAGGCCCTGAAGAAGCTGGATGACTACCTGAACAGCATCTTGCCAGATGAGATAGATGCAGACagcatggaggaggagaagggctCCAACCGCAGCTTCCTCGATGGAAGCGAGCTCACTCTCGCAGACTGCAACCTGCTGCCGAAGCTTCACATAGTCAAG GTTGTTGCTAAGAAGTACCGCAACTACGACATCCCCTCAGACATGTCGGGCGTGTGGCGGTACCTGAAGAACGCCTACACACGGGACGAATTCACCAACACTTGCGCTGCCGACTCCGAGATCGAGACCGCCTACAAAGACGTGGCGAGGAGACTGGCCAAGTAA